Proteins from a single region of Fodinibius sp. Rm-B-1B1-1:
- a CDS encoding DUF4900 domain-containing protein translates to MGRGLLILVGGLVIIVGMIQKSITNRLVLFPERTVNYHQEADAQNVANSAMEYGIRELENNQNWDEGFSSNDFMGAEVTLEIFDYEDYNKNNPDIPPNHNIENWDQYTALLVSTAKNKQAEAITEVAVTKNSFSRYTYFTDHEPSNIYFFDGDVMEGPVHTNGQLKIAGSPVFEGFVSSPNNWQGHSGYQNDPQFNGGANFDSHEIEMPDASQLNELKSEAQNGGLSFSGEIFVEFKNNGTAAISERQGNSWGNTITYDLDNYNGVISSSQKIYTKGKLKGQITLHSEDDIEITGDLTYSTDPTKNTNASDLLGLVSEKEVIIDKDAHKDTGSKDLEIHGSIMTLDKSFKVENYRFGDSRGTLKLVGGLQQKERGPVGTFGNGEIQSGFSKSYSYDSRLMQINPPFYPRVSVFSEVYWKEKPVEML, encoded by the coding sequence ATGGGACGCGGATTGTTAATTCTTGTTGGTGGCCTTGTTATTATTGTAGGTATGATTCAAAAATCTATAACTAACCGGCTGGTGCTTTTCCCTGAAAGAACTGTCAATTATCATCAAGAAGCAGATGCACAAAATGTTGCAAACAGTGCTATGGAATACGGAATACGTGAGCTTGAAAACAATCAGAATTGGGATGAAGGATTCTCATCTAATGATTTTATGGGTGCTGAAGTAACGTTAGAAATTTTTGACTATGAGGACTATAACAAAAATAACCCAGACATACCGCCAAACCACAACATAGAAAACTGGGATCAATATACTGCCCTACTTGTAAGCACTGCTAAAAACAAACAGGCCGAGGCTATTACTGAAGTTGCTGTTACTAAAAACTCATTTTCAAGGTATACCTATTTTACTGACCATGAACCCTCCAATATTTACTTTTTTGACGGTGATGTTATGGAAGGTCCTGTTCATACCAACGGCCAATTAAAAATTGCTGGCTCTCCTGTTTTTGAAGGTTTTGTTTCAAGTCCCAACAACTGGCAAGGGCATTCGGGATATCAAAACGACCCGCAATTTAATGGCGGGGCCAATTTTGATTCGCATGAAATCGAGATGCCAGATGCAAGTCAACTGAACGAATTAAAGAGTGAAGCTCAAAACGGAGGTCTTAGTTTTAGTGGAGAAATTTTTGTTGAATTCAAAAATAATGGGACTGCAGCAATTTCTGAACGTCAGGGAAATAGTTGGGGAAATACTATAACATATGACCTCGATAACTACAATGGGGTTATTTCATCTTCTCAAAAGATTTATACAAAGGGAAAACTTAAGGGCCAAATAACGTTACATTCAGAGGACGATATTGAAATTACGGGTGACTTAACCTATTCCACTGACCCGACTAAAAATACTAATGCATCAGATCTATTAGGGCTGGTTAGTGAAAAAGAAGTTATTATAGATAAAGATGCCCATAAAGATACCGGGTCAAAAGATTTAGAAATTCATGGTTCAATCATGACTCTTGATAAATCATTCAAGGTTGAAAACTATCGCTTTGGTGATTCAAGAGGTACGTTGAAACTTGTTGGGGGATTACAACAGAAAGAACGCGGACCTGTTGGTACATTTGGAAATGGCGAAATTCAATCGGGGTTTAGCAAATCGTATTCATATGATAGCCGATTGATGCAAATTAATCCTCCTTTCTATCCCCGAGTCAGTGTTTTTTCAGAAGTATATTGGAAAGAAAAACCTGTAGAAATGTTATGA